One genomic region from Balaenoptera acutorostrata chromosome 1, mBalAcu1.1, whole genome shotgun sequence encodes:
- the LOC130704512 gene encoding complement factor H-related protein 2-like isoform X1, with protein sequence MNVPLGISNMLLLLNVILTLWVSCAHAQGRTCDFPEIKHGTIYDENSYKQIFPVDIGKYFYYTCDHSFVSPSQLLWNRIICTQEGWSPRPKCLNSQGKCGPPPPIDNGDITSFPASVFPPGSTVEYQCQSYYELQGNRHIVCQNGEWSEPPKCLDACVISEEIMKKHNIQLKWRRDKKLYSKTDDTVEFMCKRGYKQRTPNHTFRTTCQEGKLAYPTCG encoded by the exons ATGAACGTGCCTTTGGGAATATCTAACATGCTGTTACTACTCAATGTCATCCTCACCCTGTGGGTTTCCTGTGCTCATGCACAAG gAAGAACGTGTGATTTTCCAGAGATAAAACATGGAACCATATATGATGAAAACAGTTATAAACAAATCTTCCCAGTTGACATAGGGAAATATTTCTACTACACCTGTGATCACAGCTTTGTGTCCCCTTCACAATTACTCTGGAATCGAATAATCTGTACACAGGAAGGATGGTCACCAAGACCAAAGTGTCTCA actCTCAAGGAAAATGTGGGCCTCCCCCACCAATAGACAACGGAGACATTACCTCATTCCCGGCATCAGTATTTCCTCCAGGATCGACAGTTGAGTACCAATGCCAGTCCTACTATGAACTTCAGGGAAACAGACACATAGTATGTCAGAATGGAGAGTGGTCAGAACCACCAAAGTGCTTAG atgCATGTGTAATTTCagaagaaattatgaaaaaacaTAACATCCAGTTAAAATGGAGACGTGATAAAAAACTTTATTCTAAAACAGATGACACTGTTGAATTTATGTGTAAACGTGGATATAAGCAAAGGACACCAAATCATACATTTCGAACAACCTGTCAGGAAGGAAAACTGGCATATCCTACTTGTGGATGA
- the LOC130704512 gene encoding complement factor H-related protein 2-like isoform X2, which produces MNVPLGISNMLLLLNVILTLWVSCAHAQDSQGKCGPPPPIDNGDITSFPASVFPPGSTVEYQCQSYYELQGNRHIVCQNGEWSEPPKCLDACVISEEIMKKHNIQLKWRRDKKLYSKTDDTVEFMCKRGYKQRTPNHTFRTTCQEGKLAYPTCG; this is translated from the exons ATGAACGTGCCTTTGGGAATATCTAACATGCTGTTACTACTCAATGTCATCCTCACCCTGTGGGTTTCCTGTGCTCATGCACAAG actCTCAAGGAAAATGTGGGCCTCCCCCACCAATAGACAACGGAGACATTACCTCATTCCCGGCATCAGTATTTCCTCCAGGATCGACAGTTGAGTACCAATGCCAGTCCTACTATGAACTTCAGGGAAACAGACACATAGTATGTCAGAATGGAGAGTGGTCAGAACCACCAAAGTGCTTAG atgCATGTGTAATTTCagaagaaattatgaaaaaacaTAACATCCAGTTAAAATGGAGACGTGATAAAAAACTTTATTCTAAAACAGATGACACTGTTGAATTTATGTGTAAACGTGGATATAAGCAAAGGACACCAAATCATACATTTCGAACAACCTGTCAGGAAGGAAAACTGGCATATCCTACTTGTGGATGA